From Camelina sativa cultivar DH55 chromosome 20, Cs, whole genome shotgun sequence, the proteins below share one genomic window:
- the LOC104769627 gene encoding probable alpha-mannosidase At5g13980, with product MDLAKFLCWVVLLLGISLVESKYMVYNTSHTIVPGKLNVHVVPHSHDDVGWLKTVDQYYVGSNNSIQVACVQNVLDSLVPALLADKNRKFIYVEQAFFQRWWNEQSETIKRIVKDLIRSCQLELINGGMCMHDEAAPHYIDMIDQTTLGHRFIIREFNVTPRIGWQIDPFGHSAVQAYLLGAEVGFDSVFFGRIDYQDREKRKKEKSLEVIWRGSKSLGSSSQIFAGAFPKNYEPPPGGFYYEINDDSPVVQDDPDLFDYNVQERVNAFVAAALDQANITRTDHIMFTMGTDFRYQYAHTWFRQMDKLIHYVNLDGRVNAFYSTPSIYTDAKHAANEAWPLKTEDYFPYADRINAYWTGYFTSRPALKRYVRVMSAYYLAARQLEFFKGRSEKGPTTDSLADALAIAQHHDAVSGTSKQHVADDYAKRLAIGYVEAESVVATSLAHLTKADPTLNPTFQQCLLLNISYCPSSEINFSDGKSLIVLAYNPLGWKRVDIVRLPVVGGDVAVHDSEGHEVESQLVPFTDEYMALRNYHVEAYLGQSPTQVPKYWIVFSVTVPPLGFTTYTISTAKKTGGYISKSYVSNLQKGEQSTFDVGHGHLKLTFSTDQGTEINYVNSRTSMTEPVKQTYSYYSAYNATNDKEPPTPQNSGAYVFRPNGTFPIKPEGQVPLTVIRGPLVDEVHQQINPWISQINRVYKGKEHVEVEFIVGNIPIDDGTGKEVVTQISSSLKSNKTFYTDSSGRDYIKRIRDYRSDWKLEVNQPVAGNYYPINHGIYLQDSKKEFSVMVDRAFGGSSIVDGQVELMLHRRLLLDDSRGVAENLNETVCVQDKCTGLTIQGKYYYRIDPYGEGAKWRRTFGQEIYSPLLLAFAQQDDGKPMSFGAASFSGIDPSYSLPDNVALLTLQELDDGNVLLRLAHLYEVGEDKELSGVASVELKKLFPGKKIGKVTEMSLSANQERSAMEKKRLVWKVEGEGSYGEEKKAKRGREIDPRKLEMELYPMEIRTVLIHLELPSSHSRINRFDA from the exons ATGGATCTTGCAAAGTTTCTATGTTGGGTTGTTTTGCTTCTGGGAATCTCACTTGTTGAATCCAAGTACATGGTTTACAATACTTCACATACCATTGTTCCTGGAAAACTTAATGTCCATGTGGTTCCTCATTCCCACGATGATGTTGGTTGGCTCAAGACTGTTGACCAGTACTATGTTGGCTCTAACAACTCTATTCAG GTGGCTTGTGTTCAAAATGTGCTGGATTCACTTGTTCCTGCGCTGCTCGCTGATAAGAATCGTAAATTCATTTACGTTGAACAG GCGTTTTTTCAGCGATGGTGGAATGAACAAAGTGAGACAATTAAGCGTATTGTGAAAGATCTAATACGCTCATGCCAACTAGAGCTCAT AAATGGTGGTATGTGTATGCATGATGAAGCAGCACCACATTATATAGACATGATTGATCAAACAACCCTCGGGCATCGTTTCATTATCAGAGAGTTCAATGTGACTCCAAGAATCGGTTGGCAGATTGATCCTTTTGGACATTCTGCAGTTCAGGCTTACTTGCTAGGTGCAGAA GTTGGCTTCGACTCAGTCTTTTTTGGTCGGATAGATTACCAAGATAGGGAGAAGCgtaagaaggagaagagtctTGAAGTTATATGGCGAGGCTCTAAGAGTCTCGGTTCTTCTTCACAG ATTTTTGCTGGTGCTTTCCCTAAGAACTACGAACCTCCACCTGGTGGTTTCTACTATGAAATCAACGATGATTCCCCCGTTGTTCAA GATGATCCTGACCTGTTTGATTACAATGTTCAAGAACGAGTGAATGCCTTTGTAGCTGCAGCTCTGGATCAG GCCAACATTACTCGAACAGATCACATTATGTTTACCATGGGAACAGATTTCAGGTACCAGTATGCACACACTTGGTTTCGACAAATGGACAAACTTATACATTATGTTAACCTT GATGGGCGTGTCAATGCTTTCTACTCTACCCCTTCCATATATACAGATGCAAAACACGCGGCAAATGAGGCTTGGCCCCTGAAAACAGAGGACTATTTCCC TTATGCAGATCGTATAAATGCTTACTGGACTGGATATTTTACAAGTAGGCCAGCACTTAAGCGTTACGTCAGAGTGATGAGTGCCTACTACTTG GCAGCAAGGCAACTTGAGTTTTTCAAAGGGAGGAGTGAGAAGGGTCCGACGACAGATTCGTTAGCCGATGCACTAGCAATTGCTCAACATCATGACGCTGTTTCTGGTACATCGAAACAGCATGTGGCTGATGATTATGCAAAAAGACTAGCAATAGGCTATGTGGAG GCTGAGAGTGTGGTTGCTACTTCTCTTGCTCATCTGACTAAAGCAGATCCCACCCTGAATCCAACCTTCCAACAG TGTTTGTTACTGAACATAAGTTACTGTCCCTCAAGCGAAATCAATTTCTCTGATGGGAAAAGTTTG ATCGTATTGGCTTATAACCCACTAGGATGGAAGCGAGTGGACATTGTCCGGCTTCCT GTTGTGGGCGGAGACGTTGCGGTACATGACTCTGAGGGACACGAAGTAGAGTCTCAACTCGTTCCGTTTACTGATGAATATATGGCCTTAAGGAACTATCATGTAGAGGCATACTTAGGCCAAAGCCCTACACAGGTCCCAAAGTATTGGATTGTGTTTTCAGTTACTGTGCCTCCTCTTGGCTTCACTACTTACACTATCTCCACTGCTAAGAAAACAG GTGGATATATTAGCAAATCATATGTCTCCAATTTACAAAAAGGCGAGCAATCAACATTTGATGTTGGTCATGGGCATCTCAAGCTTACTTTTTCCACTGATCAAGGGACAGAAATCAATTATGTTAACAGCAGAACCTCG ATGACAGAACCAGTCAAACAGACATATAGCTACTACTCTGCATACAATGCAACAAATGACAAAGAACCTCCTACACCTCAG AACTCGGGTGCGTATGTTTTCCGTCCAAATGGCACATTCCCCATCAAACCGGAAGGACAG GTTCCTTTGACTGTTATACGTGGGCCGCTGGTGGATGAGGTACATCAACAAATAAATCCATGGATATCTCAG ATCAATAGAGTGTACAAGGGCAAGGAGCACGTGGAAGTTGAATTTATT GTTGGTAATATACCGATTGACGATGGGACTGGCAAAGAAGTCGTAACTCAGATCTCAAGTTCCCTGAAAAGCAATAAAACTTTCTACACAGATTCAAGTGGACGTGATTATATCAAAAGG ATCCGTGATTATAGATCAGACTGGAAACTAGAAGTCAACCAACCTGTTGCAGGAAATTATTACCCG ATAAATCATGGAATTTACTTGCAAGACAGTAAGAAGGAATTCTCGGTGATGGTGGACAGAGCCTTCGGAGGGTCGAGCATAGTGGACGGACAAGTTGAACTTATGCTTCATAG GAGACTGCTCCTCGATGACTCTAGAGGTGTAGCAGAAAATCTAAACGAGACAGTGTGTGTTCAAGACAAGTGTACTGGACTAACT ATCCAAGGAAAATATTACTATAGAATCGATCCATATGGAGAAGGTGCAAAATGGCGACGGACATTTGGACAAGAGATCTACTCACCACTCCTCTTGGCCTTTGCTCAACAG GATGATGGGAAGCCGATGAGTTTTGGTGCAGCATCATTCTCTGGAATTGATCCATCCTATAGTTTGCCTGACAATGTGGCACTTCTGACTCTGCAG GAACTGGATGATGGGAACGTGCTTCTGCGTCTAGCTCATCTTTATgag GTGGGGGAGGACAAGGAACTTTCCGGAGTGGCAAGCGTGGAACTGAAGAAGCTTTTCCCTGGAAAAAAG ATAGGGAAAGTGACAGAGATGAGCTTATCAGCAAACCAAGAAAGAAGCGCCATGGAGAAGAAGAGGTTGGTGTGGAAAGTagaaggtgaaggatcttaTGGGGAAGAGAAGAAGGCGAAGAGAGGGAGGGAAATCGATCCAAGAAAGCTGGAGATGGAGCTTTACCCGATGGAGATTAGGACAGTGTTGATACACTTGGAACTTCCATCTTCTCATTCTCGCATAAACAGATTCGATGCCTAA
- the LOC104769625 gene encoding uncharacterized protein LOC104769625: protein MDESFRVRIDKVFGSLASSSSASSAPVSSLWCLAEDEIDNNERSGEKEIVSEPSSSSPDIQRQQENEPADLSIDGEEEGQSSGLQKPNDFNDEEWEIKNSIGMDSTLDMEEEEDDNDKVALGEKEYGFMKDVNDYETEADEWVELPASFKEREKDPRANLMAAKLRLKEDAEAVNKLNSLHVSEELQDNQTMSMENEKALVVSEDNVETTNGGCSSDESGLKPILKRKENQAIDSKLQKRVRFSSDIKDDNSTEGGDKDSVMETSSPNEPIVEVDYPTGIPDYMRNPSKYTRYTFDSGEVDEESNRKAYMDFLNMIRSRDEPVVEPMLELPRSVAYVPKKKPVAENKVENIDKDCEGKRVAIAVDTIEDCTISAMEEDEPETAPHVTRRPGRQYRARAKEDPED from the exons ATGGATGAAAGTTTCAGAGTGAGGATCGACAAGGTTTTTGGATCtcttgcatcatcatcatccgcgTCTTCAGCGCCTGTGAGTTCTCTCTGGTGTCTAGCGGAAGACGAGATCGATAACAACGAACGGAGCGGAGAAAAGGAAATAGTTTCTGAACCCTCGAGCAGCTCACCGGATATACAAAGGCAGCAGGAGAACGAACCGGCGGATTTGTCAATCGATGGGGAAGAAGAAGGACAGTCTAGTGGATTGCAGAAGCCGAATGATTTCAACGATGAGGAGTGGGAGATCAAAAACTCTATCGGGATGGACTCTACTCTTGATATGGAG gaagaggaagatgacaATGACAAAGTTGCATTAGGGGAGAAAGAGTACGGTTTCATGAAGGATGTGAATGACTATGAGACTGAAGCAGACGAGTGGGTGGAGCTTCCAGCTTCtttcaaagaaagagagaaggaccCTCGTGCAAATCTTATGGCAGCTAAGCTTAGGCTTAAAGAAGACGCTGAAGCTGTTAACAAGTTGAATTCTTTACATGTCTCTGAG GAACTTCAGGATAATCAGACCATGTCGATGGAGAACGAGAAAGCTCTGGTGGTGTCAGAAGATAACGTAGAGACAACAAATGGTGGCTGCTCTTCAGATGAGAGTGGGCTGAAACCGATATTGAAGAGGAAAGAAAACCAGGCTATTGATTCTAAGTTGCAGAAGCGTGTTAGGTTTAGTTCTGATATCAAAGATGACAACTCGACTGAAGGTGGTGATAAAGACTCTGTGATGGAGACAAGTTCTCCTAATGAACCTATAGTAGAGGTAGATTATCCGACTGGGATCCCAGATTATATGCGGAACCCATCAAAGTACACTCGATATACATTTGATTCAGGGGAGGTTGATGAAGAATCTAACCGGAAGGCTTACATGGATTTTCTCAACATGATTAGGAGCAGAGATGAGCCTGTGGTAGAACCTATGTTAGAGCTTCCAAGATCAGTGGCTTATGTACCAAAGAAGAAACCAGTGGCTGAAAATAAAGTAGAAAATATAGACAAGGATTGTGAGGGGAAAAGAGTAGCAATAGCTGTTGATACCATAGAAGACTGTACCATTTCTGctatggaagaagatgaaccaGAAACAGCTCCACATGTCACTAGAAGACCTGGCCGACAGTATCGAGCCAGAGCCAAGGAAGATCCAGAGGATTGA
- the LOC104769628 gene encoding exocyst complex component EXO70B1-like → MGLLLNTKSCLDHHEPLINHAGSIQQRAMAFLEDEFRIILQESVIKESAVVADDSNSQRKSTADQQDHQNDAVVSQDNDQMPVPESGDQEIEYPGYPDDVVVVLRKIAEKMKGGGYGWECREVYLVGRRNILMRTLKQDCEFEKVSIDEVQKMSWDTLEREIPIWNKTFKDCSSLFFPGELKLAERIFPGDEGSLFCIVTHGLAIQFLGFAEAVAMTRRSTEKLFKILDIYETLRDSFPSMEALFPEELRGELRNEVTSARSRLGETAIHIFSDLEHSIKSDSSKTPVPGGAVHPLTRYTMNYLKYSCEYKDTLEQVFKSHSKMEQEEEEPVKSGNSAFASQLMRIMELLDGNLETKSKQYKDIPLSCIFMMNNGRYIVQKIKGAAEIHEVMGDTWCRRRSSELRNYHKNYQRETWGKLLGFLGHEGLMHNGKIVKPNLKERFKSFNATFDEIHKTQTTWVVNDEQLQSELRVSITAVMIPAYRAFMARFSQYLDPGRQTEKYIKYQPEDIEDLIDQLFEGNTSSSSTATAKRRT, encoded by the exons ATGGGGCTTTTGCTCAACACCAAGTCCTGTCTGGACCATCACGAGCCCTTGATCAACCATGCGGGATCTATTCAGCAACGTGCAATGGCTTTCTTGGAAGACGAGTTCCGCATCATTTTACAAGAATCAGTAATCAAAGAGTCTGCGGTTGTTGCTGATGACAGCAACAGCCAGAGGAAGAGCACTGCGGATCAGCAAGACCACCAGAACGATGCGGTGGTCTCACAAGATAACGACCAAATGCCGGTTCCGGAATCCGGTGATCAGGAAATTGAATACCCTGGTTACCCGGATGATGTGGTTGTGGTGCTGAGAAAAATAGCGGAGAAGATGAAAGGAGGAGGGTATGGATGGGAATGCAGAGAGGTTTACTTGgttggaagaagaaacattttgATGCGAACTTTGAAACAAGATTGTGAGTTTGAGAAAGTTAGCATCGACGAGGTGCAGAAGATGAGCTGGGACACGCTTGAGAGAGAGATCCCTATATGGAACAAAACTTTCAAGGACtgctcttctctcttcttccctgGAGAGCTCAAACTTGCAGAGAGGATCTTCCCAGGGGACGAGGGGAGCTTATTCTGTATCGTCACACACGGTCTGGCCATCCAGTTCTTGGGTTTTGCAGAGGCCGTGGCCATGACAAGGCGCTCCACTGAAAAGCTCTTCAAGATCCTTGACATCTACGAGACTCTGCGGGACAGTTTTCCATCCATGGAGGCGTTGTTTCCAGAGGAGCTGCGGGGCGAGCTGAGGAACGAGGTGACCAGTGCTCGTTCCCGCCTTGGAGAGACTGCGATTCATATATTTTCGGATTTGGAGCATTCCATCAAATCGGATTCAAGTAAGACTCCAGTGCCAGGAGGCGCAGTGCATCCACTGACGAGGTACACCATGAACTACCTCAAGTACTCGTGCGAGTACAAAGACACGTTGGAACAAGTGTTTAAGAGTCACTCAAAGATGGagcaagaggaggaggaacctgTAAAGAGCGGGAACTCGGCCTTCGCAAGCCAGCTGATGAGGATAATGGAGCTACTAGACGGGAACCTGGAGACAAAGTCAAAACAGTACAAAGACATACCACTGAGCTGCATCTTCATGATGAACAACGGGAGATACATAGTGCAGAAGATCAAAGGAGCAGCAGAGATACACGAGGTGATGGGTGACACATGGTGCAGGAGGAGGTCGTCAGAGCTAAGGAACTATCACAAAAACTACCAGAGGGAGACGTGGGGGAAGCTGCTAGGGTTCTTAGGGCACGAGGGGCTCATGCACAACGGCAAGATAGTCAAGCCCAACCTCAAGGAGAGATTCAAGAGCTTCAACGCAACCTTTGACGAGATACACAAGACGCAGACCACTTGGGTAGTTAACGACGAGCAGCTGCAGAGCGAGCTGAGG GTCTCCATAACTGCAGTCATGATACCTGCCTACAGAGCCTTCATGGCCAGGTTTAGTCAGTACTTGGATCCTGGTCGCCAGACCGAGAAGTATATCAAGTATCAGCCTGAGGACATCGAGGATCTCATCGACCAGCTCTTTGAAGGCAAcacctcctcttcttccactGCCACCGCCAAGCGAAGAACgtag